In the genome of Planctomycetota bacterium, the window TCGTCGTAGGCGCGGTTGTTGAGCATCTGCGCGATGTACGGCGGGAACTGCCAGAACCAGGCCTCGGCCACCTCGCCGCCGCTGGCCGCGATCTGCGCGAGCGCCTGCACGGCGTCGGCGAAGTCGTTGAGGCTGGCCGAGCAGAAGAAGCGGTGGAGGCGCGCGCGCGAGAGGAGGCCGGGCACCTGTTCGTGCGCGACGCGGGGGGCCAGTTCCTCGACGCGGCGCAGGGCGTCGGCGGCCTCGCGGTGGCGGCGCTCGGCCTCGTGGCACTGGGCCAGGCCCACCAGGGCCTCGAGGCCCTCGTAGCGCCCCTCGTAGCCCTGCGCGATCTTCTGATACTGGATGCGGGCCTCCTCCACGTTGCCGTCGCGGAAGAGCACCTCGGCGGCGTCGGTGAGGCTCAGCCTGGCGGGGGGGAACTCCTGCTCGACGGTGAAGCGGCGCACCCGCAGCCGGGTGCGCTCGGTGAAGAGGCCGGCGGCGAACTCGCGGCGGTCGCGGTGGAGCTGGCGCGCGAGCGTGAGGTCGTTGTAGGCGAGGTGCACCGGCGGCTCGCCGTCGGCGGCGGCGATGCGGAGGCTCATGCCCATGGCGTCGCGGCTCAGGGTCATGCGGTACCAGACGCCGGGGCGCAGGGGCGGGCATTTGCGTTCGGCCACCTCCTGCTGCTGGTTCATCAGCACCAGGCGAGGGTGGGGCTGCTCCTTGCCGCCGAAGGAGAAGCGGCAACTGTGGCGCCAGTCGGAGCCCAGGAAGCAGCCGATCACGGGGTTGGGTTGGGGGGTGCCGTCGGGGTTGGGCGGCACGCTGGCCTCGAAGGTGACCGTGACCTTTCCGGCGATGAGGGTCTGGGTGTGGATGGCGGCGAAGGGGGCCGCGGCGGCCTCGAGCTGGCCGTCCTCGGTGATGCGCCAGGGGGTGTTGTCCTCGACGACCCAGCGCGGCGCGAGCGCGGGGTCCTGGAACTCATCCTCGAAGACGATCTTGGTGGTGGGCTTCTCCTGGCGGGCCATTTCGCGCTCGAGGGCCTCGGCGCCGATGCGCTTGCCGGTTTCGAGGGCGACGCGGGCGCGCAGGTCGCTGTCGCGGCGCGCGTCGAGCACCACGGCGGCCGCGGTGAGGCCCACGCCCAGCACGGCGGCGGTGGCGAAGAGGGCCGTGTAGTGGCGCTTGACGAAGCGCCAGGCGCGGTAGAGGGGGCCGGCGGGCCGCGCGCTGATGCTCTCGCCCGCGATGAAGCGGCGGATGTCGTCGGCCAGGGCGCGCATCGAGGCGTAGCGGCGCTCGGGCGTCTTCTCCATGGCCTTCAGCACGATCGTCTGGATGTCGCGGTGGACGCGCGGGTTGAGCTTCTTGAGCGGCGTGGGCTCGTCGTTCATCACCTTGATGAGGGTGTTCATCATGGTGTCGCCGCTGAAGGGCGGGCGGCCGGTGAGCATCTCGTAGAGCACGGCGCCCAGCGAGTAGACGTCGGCCCGGTGGTCCACGCGCGCGCTCTCGCCGCTCGCCTGCTCCGGCGGCATGTACGCGGGGGTGCCGATCGTGGTGCCCGTGCGGGTGAACTTCGTGTCCGAGTCGAGCTGCTTGGCCAGGCCGAAGTCCAGGATGTGCACGCGGTCCTCGGCGTCAATCATGATGTTGCTGGGCTTGATGTCGCGGTGCACCACGCCGCGGCTGTGCGCATAGTCGAGGGCGTCGGCCACCTGGGTCGCGATGTCCAGGGCGCGGCGCGTGGTCACCTCGCCGGCCTGGATCAGGCTGGCGAGGTCGCGCCCCTTGATGTAGTCCATCGTGTAGTAGTGGCGGTCGTCCACCACGCCCACCTCGTGGATGGGCACGATGGCGGGGTGGCGCAGGCGTGCCGCGGCCTGGGCCTCGCGGCGGAAGCGCGCCACCTGGCCCTCGCTGGCCATGTCGCCGGCCAGGAGCACCTTGAGCGCCACGATGCGGTCCAGGTGGTGCTGGCGGGCCTTGTAGACCACGCCCATGGCTCCGCGCGAGATCTCCTCGAGGATCGTGTGGTTGCCGAACGTGCGGCCCCGATAGTCCTGCGACGCGGCGGCCGGCGCGCTGTCACTCGACGTGCGGGTCGCCGTGTCGCTGTCGGCGTGCGGGGTGCAATGGGGGCAGAAAGCCGTGCTGCCGCCCTGGGGCTGATGAAGCGGGCCGCCGCACTTGGGGCAAAGAGGCTTGAGCATCAGTGGACCGCAAATAGAATCGCGCACCGAGCAGCGCGGGATGTGCGCACCGGGAGGAACCGCTGCAATCTCCTCGATTATAGCGCCGTCCGGGCTGTTTTCAATGCGAAAAGCTCTCTCCTCGTGCCTGCGCTCTGCGTGGGGACGGGCCTCGTGGCCGCACTGTGGCCGCTTCGCCTCCGGAGCAGGAACCTCCCGCGGGTTGCGAACCCGCGGGAGGTTGGGGTTGGACGCGGGAGCGTCCGCATCATCGCCCCCACGCGGAGCGCAGGGGCGAGAAGGTGTGGGCCGGCATTGTAGGCAGGGTGATCCTCTCTGGAGCCTGGAGGGATCGCATGTGTAGCCAGGGCAACACCCTCATCTTTGCCCACCTGGCAGGGCCTCGTACCCCGCGAACCCGGGCGACCGGGCCGTAGCCCAGGGCGGCCGAAGGGAGCCCTGGGGACGGACTCTCGAGAACATGGTGGGCAAGGGGAAGGGTGCTGCCTGGGCTATCCCATTCCGCTGCTTCGGAGCTCCCGCAGCCACCCACAATTCCGGCCCGTCCCGGCCCGAGTGGGTGTGGGCCATTTCTGTAGGTAGCTTCTGCTGCGGATTCTTGTAGCGACAAGCGTCCCGCTTGTCGAACGAATGAAGAGAGCCGCAAGCGGGACGCTCGCGGCTACCTCTGCCGCGGGCCTTCCCCTGTTCCGGGGGTTCTCGCATCAGAAACCACCTACAACTCCGGCCCGCCGCGGCCCGAGTTTTTTCCTTGACTTGCCTGCCGAATACGATACAATTAAGAACTTGCGACTTGCGGCCCCAGCGGCCCGCGCGAGGGCGGAATGCACCAGAAGGTCGTGGCCATTGATGGACCGGCCGGCGCCGGGAAGACGACGGTGGCTCGCGCGCTGGCGGCCCGTCTGGGCTATGTGTATCTGCCGAGTGGGACGTTCTACCGCGCGCTGGCCTGGAAGGCGCTGGAGACGGGCACGCCGCTGGACGATGAGGCGGCGCTGGCGCGTCTGGCGGATGCCACGGCGATTGATGTGCGCGTGGCCGACGACGGATGCTGCGTGGCGCGGGTGGACGGCACGGATGTGAGCGCCGCCTTGGGCAGCGCAGCCGTGGGCGACGCGGCATCGCGCATCTCGGTGTTCCCCGAGGTGCGGCGCCGGATGGTGGAACTCCAGCGGCGGTTCGCCCAGGAGCGC includes:
- a CDS encoding serine/threonine-protein kinase — encoded protein: MLKPLCPKCGGPLHQPQGGSTAFCPHCTPHADSDTATRTSSDSAPAAASQDYRGRTFGNHTILEEISRGAMGVVYKARQHHLDRIVALKVLLAGDMASEGQVARFRREAQAAARLRHPAIVPIHEVGVVDDRHYYTMDYIKGRDLASLIQAGEVTTRRALDIATQVADALDYAHSRGVVHRDIKPSNIMIDAEDRVHILDFGLAKQLDSDTKFTRTGTTIGTPAYMPPEQASGESARVDHRADVYSLGAVLYEMLTGRPPFSGDTMMNTLIKVMNDEPTPLKKLNPRVHRDIQTIVLKAMEKTPERRYASMRALADDIRRFIAGESISARPAGPLYRAWRFVKRHYTALFATAAVLGVGLTAAAVVLDARRDSDLRARVALETGKRIGAEALEREMARQEKPTTKIVFEDEFQDPALAPRWVVEDNTPWRITEDGQLEAAAAPFAAIHTQTLIAGKVTVTFEASVPPNPDGTPQPNPVIGCFLGSDWRHSCRFSFGGKEQPHPRLVLMNQQQEVAERKCPPLRPGVWYRMTLSRDAMGMSLRIAAADGEPPVHLAYNDLTLARQLHRDRREFAAGLFTERTRLRVRRFTVEQEFPPARLSLTDAAEVLFRDGNVEEARIQYQKIAQGYEGRYEGLEALVGLAQCHEAERRHREAADALRRVEELAPRVAHEQVPGLLSRARLHRFFCSASLNDFADAVQALAQIAASGGEVAEAWFWQFPPYIAQMLNNRAYDEALAVLRAGLFAPERRNLASVVKALGAGAVHAFLAARVRQLGDGLCNNGRFDKLRELYDAYPTEGLADAFARASDHYTQRGKQDEAMAVLTFCAAEKLAGPALTKSAVELANAFCATGSHTRVARLAEALHDPKLAPVLLRAVRETTDAGRLDDAFTLVRDTLKTFPGETAKLVGPDGPAVRLAQAFVARGEWLKPIAIHELFAQPLDDPQMVAVFAAATDAALAAKRPADALQLLDYARLHLGVLHPPLAAAANRLLSLHIAAGAFSQAAAAYAAYPNDALAPAVAKAIGTAAAAGRRREALALLAHYARQRQPLPAEALRALADSIAAIEPDDPDGPALLGDYRRACELYDSPVARSSFSLALGDAYVRAGALSSALPQYEAAGSAEGLLRAACVAVEMGDANRAAALWQKLAIAAEGDAPRAAAAAFMLRQTTPAAFQQAAQAAGMPAPLAHYLLALRLWAEADDRAAEAFAPAAAEASAWFAPLATRERSPE
- the cmk gene encoding (d)CMP kinase: MHQKVVAIDGPAGAGKTTVARALAARLGYVYLPSGTFYRALAWKALETGTPLDDEAALARLADATAIDVRVADDGCCVARVDGTDVSAALGSAAVGDAASRISVFPEVRRRMVELQRRFAQERSIVAEGRDMASVVFPKAEHKFYLDASVEERARRRAVDLRERGEEADEGRLVDEIAARDRRDSSRQAAPLRQVEGAVRVDTTRLSVEEVVERLLRAMGHRA